A genomic stretch from Asterias rubens chromosome 7, eAstRub1.3, whole genome shotgun sequence includes:
- the LOC117292685 gene encoding NACHT, LRR and PYD domains-containing protein 3-like gives MMATGTGQTAGIWELAGELGSSWKAIARSLGFTEPQIENLLEDVPNGSHERCYKMLLQWQKKTHQYERKEQLRQALETAGRLDLIRLGARAEGWSEELNRDEFVKKLKIFVRNKMSKLPLIPWVPKGCVYVDQVFTNVVLLIEFPAAYQPIISPLESYNSIFDLLIDENLGLINLSPTRVLLLGRTGSGKTTLLTKYAFDWCMGKQGSLLADTPVVIVLPMRKLDQHSNLGQAVIDHILPSETRFTASAIERFCEDNPDDVVILLDGYDEFRGKGLKHENCGNIVKMLRNECFSSCRVVVTSRPGRAGDFQNEYENYRHIEITGFSPKDIDEYVYKTFRGPQKPLGDKLLMYLEENHLKNELASLPLMLTAFCQLTKWTDGKDFGELNTISKLYDRLVESVFAHYKSKPGQQMTSTVDAITLQELFLELGKVALEGFLGGHEEEIIFSESDFSSSNGPQIIEQGLRVGFLYRDEVSSFLPHSYQELTESLTLPPHRNISFVLKSFQEKFAGKHLAYLCDRDERSCQLFADYLKKVDNHQRVLDLANILVFASAASQKAARFIMVHVTDIFQVQQGENIKQYLEGKLHYKECQKVQRLIEFCLQLNFEGRSNGAFNDILNCLFGEICHIRLVEIPNYIAKTLGYLFLHSFQKKTSDEVTGSDASWPGEVETVLSVRSVDLSFVRLESSTEFREFLNCYPGAEELMSRSLFDSIDSQRRNVMKPQEISQLLQSIGDERPGYFRDRPDLTYFSVLPICQEVRRRQVDNFNLGFILPALKECILQELVLNGVKSEDCHWSELFRMLKEGLFREITKLTLCLNGLTSCQTASLASSLESTPKLKYLKVSGNEVGEDFVEMLPPLTDVENIILDKAEMSSGAIVKIFEKVKTYPCLTKLDLRRNKQMNETVVDSVCKLLDEKRNWTEFRVSLYDVSAASLVLLKNKLALCRGLTHVYLVHSPVPDTVISCTASILSDLPNLVDLRMSGVIPSASVCSSETVKHFSQELRKAHRLEFLSILYVKMTALDFISMLNACRDVNSLKVFRYSSSCLPQGDDIDRECRKAKEKFMQLWM, from the exons ATGATGGCAACAGGCACTGGACAGACGGCAGGAATTTGGGAGCTGGCCGGTGAGCTCGGGTCGAGTTGGAAAGCAATCGCAAGGAGTCTTGGTTTTACTGAGCCGCAAATTGAGAACCTACTCGAGGATGTACCAAATGGCTCCCATGAGAGGTGTTACAAGATGCTCCTGCAGTGGCAGAAGAAAACACACCAATACGAAAGGAAGGAACAGCTACGGCAGGCACTCGAGACGGCAGGCCGTCTGGATTTGATTCGATTGGGGGCGAGAGCAGAAG GCTGGAGTGAAGAACTTAACAGAGACGAGTTTGTCAAGAAGTTGAAGATATTTGTAAGGAATAAGATGAGCAAACTCCCTTTGATTCCATGGGTTCCAAAAGGATGTGTCTACGTAGATCAGGTCTTCACCAACGTTGTGCTCCTCATCGAGTTTCCCGCTGCCTACCAGCCGATCATAAGTCCCTTGGAGTCATACAATTCCATCTTTGACTTGTTGATAGACGAAAACCTGGGTcttatcaacctgtccccaacGCGAGTTCTTCTCCTTGGCCGTACGGGCAGCGGGAAAACAACCCTTTTGACCAAGTATGCTTTTGATTGGTGCATGGGGAAGCAAGGCTCACTACTAGCCGATACGCCAGTCGTCATTGTGCTTCCAATGCGGAAACTTGATCAGCACAGTAACTTAGGACAAGCTGTTATAGACCACATACTACCGTCTGAAACACGATTCACTGCTAGTGCCATTGAGAGATTCTGCGAAGACAACCCCGATGATGTGGTGATCCTCCTGGATGGCTACGATGAATTCAGAGGGAAGGGACTCAAGCATGAGAATTGTGGCAATATTGTGAAAATGCTGAGGAATGAATGTTTCAGTTCTTGCCGTGTGGTGGTAACCAGCCGGCCCGGACGAGCTGGGGATTTCCAGAATGAGTACGAAAACTATCGCCACATAGAGATCACTGGTTTCTCACCCAAGGACATTGACGAATACGTTTATAAGACATTCCGAGGACCACAAAAGCCTCTTGGAGATAAGCTCTTGATGTACCTTGAAGAAAATCATCTGAAAAATGAGCTGGCCTCCCTACCACTTATGCTCACTGCATTCTGTCAACTGACAAAATGGACAGATGGAAAGGATTTTGGAGAATTGAACACCATCAGTAAGTTATACGACCGATTGGTAGAAAGTGTGTTCGCGCATTATAAGAGTAAACCAGGTCAACAGATGACATCGACAGTTGATGCCATCACTCTACAAGAATTGTTCCTTGAGCTCGGGAAGGTTGCCCTTGAGGGCTTTCTCGGCGGTCATGAGGAAGAGATAATCTTCTCAGAAAGTGACTTCTCAAGTTCCAATGGTCCACAGATCATCGAGCAAGGACTTCGTGTAGGTTTCCTCTACAGAGATGAGGTCTCAAGTTTTCTACCACATAGCTACCAGGAACTTACGGAATCGCTCACGCTTCCACCACACAGAAACATTTCATTCGTCTTGAAGAgctttcaagaaaaatttgccGGAAAGCATCTGGCGTACCTATGTGACCGCGACGAGAGAAGTTGCCAATTGTTTGCTGACTACTTAAAGAAAGTTGACAACCATCAGCGAGTTCTGGACTTGGCCAACATTTTGGTTTTCGCCAGTGCAGCTAGCCAGAAGGCCGCCCGCTTCATTATGGTTCATGTCACGGATATATTTCAAGTCCAGCAAGGCGAAAACATCAAGCAGTATCTTGAAGGGAAGCTCCACTACAAAGAATGTCAGAAGGTCCAGCGTTTGATTGAATTTTGTCTTCAACTTAACTTTGAAGGTCGTAGTAACGGTGCATTTAACGATATTTTGAATTGTCTGTTTGGTGAAATCTGTCATATTCGTTTGGTGGAAATACCAAACTACATAGCTAAGACTCTTGGCTACTTGTTTTTGCATAGTTTCCAAAAGAAGACATCTGATGAAGTTACAGGAAGTGATGCCAGCTGGCCGGGTGAAGTGGAGACTGTCTTATCGGTCAGAAGTGTCGACTTAAGTTTCGTAAGGTTAGAGTCGAGCACAGAGTTCCGGGAGTTCCTGAATTGTTACCCCGGTGCAGAAGAGCTCATGAGCAGGTCTTTGTTTGACAGCATCGACTCACAGAGAAGAAACGTCATGAAACCCCAGGAAATCAGTCAGCTGCTCCAGTCTATCGGGGATGAAAGGCCAGGTTATTTCAGAGATCGGCCGGACTTGACTTATTTCTCAGTCCTTCCTATCTGTCAGGAAGTACGACGGCGTCAGGTTGATAACTTCAATTTGGGCTTCATTCTTCCTGCCTTGAAGGAATGTATACTGCAGGAGTTGGTGCTGAATGGTGTGAAGTCAGAAGACTGCCACTGGTCTGAACTGTTTAGAATGTTGAAGGAAGGTTTATTCCGTGAAATAACGAAGCTTACACTTTGCTTAAACGGTTTGACATCATGCCAAACCGCTAGCTTGGCATCTTCTCTGGAGTCAACACCAAAGTTGAAGTACTTGAAAGTGTCCGGGAACGAAGTTGGAGAAGACTTTGTTGAAATGCTTCCACCGTTAACTGATGTTGAAAACATCATCTTAGACAAGGCAGAGATGTCATCTGGTGCGATTGTAAAGATCTTCGAAAAAGTAAAGACGTACCCCTGCCTCACCAAATTGGATCTGCGTAGAAACAAACAGATGAATGAAACAGTCGTGGACTCAGTGTGTAAACTCCTTGACGAGAAACGCAACTGGACAGAGTTTAGGGTCTCTCTGTATGATGTCAGTGCAGCAAGCCTGGTTCTTCTCAAGAACAAGCTAGCTCTTTGTCGTGGACTTACTCACGTGTACCTCGTACATTCTCCAGTACCAGACACAGTGATAAGCTGCACAGCGTCTATCCTTTCTGACTTGCCTAACCTGGTGGACCTTCGTATGTCAGGAGTTATTCCATCAGCATCTGTATGTTCGTCGGAGACGGTTAAGCATTTCTCGCAAGAACTGCGTAAGGCACACAGACTTGAATTCTTGAGCATCCTCTACGTGAAGATGACCGCGCTAGACTTCATCAGCATGCTCAACGCCTGTAGAGATGTCAACTCATTGAAAGTTTTCAG GTATTCCAGTTCCTGTTTACCCCAAGGTGACGACATTGACCGAGAATGTAGAAAGGCGAAGGAGAAATTTATGCAACTCTGGATGTAG
- the LOC117292687 gene encoding 4-diphosphocytidyl-2-C-methyl-D-erythritol kinase-like, with protein MIRFNHLKLPAPAKLNLMLNIIGRREDGYHNLQTLYQFLDFCDELAFTSRLDGEIKLATPMEGVSPSDNLILSAAKLLQDECGVEFLGATIKVTKRIPIGAGLGGGSSNAATTLVGLNQLWQTHLTIGQLQRLGATLGADVPIFIHGHSAWAEGIGDELTTVTIPERWYVVVSPQCQVLTTRIFGHVDLIRNTPPTTVDIILKNGGTNDCQPLVSKLYPKVQEALEWLDSFAKAQMTGTGSSVFASFTSRSEAVKVIQKLPERFKGFISRGLNLSPLHQAGTVLLLFPNGRL; from the coding sequence ATGATACGGTTTAACCATCTGAAACTTCCCGCACCTGCCAAGTTAAACCTCATGCTGAACATCATCGGTCGGCGAGAGGACGGATACCACAACTTACAAACCCTTTACCAATTTCTGGACTTCTGTGATGAACTGGCTTTCACCTCAAGACTGGACGGAGAGATCAAACTAGCCACGCCCATGGAAGGCGTCAGTCCTTCCGATAACCTCATCCTAAGTGCTGCTAAACTCCTTCAAGATGAATGCGGCGTGGAGTTCCTCGGTGCCACAATCAAGGTGACCAAACGCATACCCATCGGCGCAGGGTTAGGAGGTGGGAGTTCCAACGCTGCAACCACCCTCGTCGGGTTAAATCAACTATGGCAGACCCACCTTACAATTGGACAACTTCAGCGACTTGGGGCGACTCTAGGGGCAGACGTTCCAATATTTATACACGGCCACTCGGCATGGGCAGAGGGAATAGGTGACGAGTTGACTACAGTCACTATACCAGAGCGTTGGTACGTGGTCGTCTCACCCCAATGCCAAGTGCTCACTACCCGTATCTTTGGACATGTCGACCTTATTCGAAATACGCCCCCTACGACAGTGGATATCATATTAAAAAATGGAGGAACAAACGACTGCCAGCCGCTCGTTAGTAAACTGTACCCCAAAGTTCAGGAAGCTTTAGAGTGGTTGGATTCTTTCGCCAAGGCTCAAATGACAGGAACAGGCTCATCGGTCTTTGCCAGTTTTACTTCTCGCTCAGAGGCCGTCAAGGTTATCCAGAAACTTCCAGAACGCTTCAAAGGATTCATATCAAGAGGTTTGAATTTGTCTCCTCTTCATCAAGCTGGGacagttttattattgtttcctAATGGGAGgctttga
- the LOC117292684 gene encoding uncharacterized protein LOC117292684 → MMATGTGQTAGLWELAGELGSSWKAIARSLDFTEPQIENLLEDVPRDSHERCYKMLLKWQKKTHQYERKEQLRQAFETADRLDLIQLERQSNCLEGLSEQLNRDQFIKKMKIFVKNKMSKLPLIPWVSTGCVNVDQVFTNVVLLIEFATAFLPLKIPLESYNSIFDTLRDKKLGLINVSPNRILLLGRTGSGKTTLLTKYAFDWCMGKQGSLLADTPLVIVLPMRKLDQHSNLGQAVLDHVLPSETRFNASAIERFCVDNPDDVVILLDGYDEFRGKGLKHENCGNIVKMLRNECFTSCRVVVTSRPGRAGDFQNEYENYRHIEITGFSPKDIDEYVYKTFRGPQKPLGDKLLMYLEENHLKTELASLPLMLTAFCQLTKWTDGKDFGELNTISKLYDRLVESVFAHYKSKPGQQMNITIQELFLELGKVALEGFLGGPEEEIIFSESDFSKSNGTQIIEQGLRVGFLYRDEVSSFRPQSYKELTESLSAKLTESRKLSPDKNISFVLKSFQEKFAGKHLAYLCDGDESSCQLFADYLQKVDNHQRVLDLANILVFASAASKNAAHSIMSHVTDIFQFEQGKNIKQYLKGKLHFKECQKTQRLIEFCLQLNFEAGCNGAFNHLFNSLFGDKCHIRMVEISSYVAKALGYLFCHSFQKSSNETRSDASCSSEVENVLSVRSVELICVRLESSTEFREFLNCYHGSEELIQRYMSENIDSQRENVTKAQNIREVLQSSGEQMPSYLLDRPDLTFFSVLPIWQDVRRRQVDDFNLGFLLPAFNKCFLQELVLNGMRSEDCYWSEMFNMMSEGSFSEIIKLTLSLNGLKFCQTASFASSLKSTPKLKYLKVSGNQVGEDFVEMLPPLADVENIILDKAEMSSDAIVKLFEKVKTYPCLTKLDLRRSKQMNDAATHSLCKLLDEKRNWKELRVSLYDVNASSLVLLKDKLALAHGLTHVNLVHSPVPDTVISCTASILSDLPNLVDLRISGIPPSTSMCSSETVKLLTQKLRKTQRLRFLSILYVKMTSLDFLSMLNACRCVDSLKVFRYSSPCLPEGEDVERECKNAKETFLQLWV, encoded by the exons ATGATGGCAACAGGCACTGGACAGACGGCAGGACTTTGGGAGCTGGCCGGTGAGCTCGGGTCAAGTTGGAAAGCAATCGCAAGGAGTCTGGATTTCACTGAGCCGCAAATTGAGAACCTACTCGAGGATGTACCCCGTGATTCCCATGAGAGGTGTTACAAGATGCTCCTGAAATGGCAGAAGAAAACACACCAATACGAAAGGAAGGAACAGCTACGGCAGGCATTCGAGACGGCAGACCGTCTGGATTTGATTCAATTGGAACGTCAATCCAACTGTTTGGAag GCTTGAGTGAGCAACTAAACAGAGATCAGTTCATCAAGAAGATGAAGATATTTGTAAAGAACAAGATGAGCAAGCTCCCTTTGATTCCATGGGTTTCAACAGGCTGTGTCAACGTAGATCAAGTCTTCACCAACGTTGTGCTCCTCATTGAGTTTGCCACCGCATTTCTCCCGCTCAAAATTCCCTTGGAGTCATACAATTCCATCTTTGACACATTGCGTGACAAAAAACTGGGTCTTATCAACGTGTCACCTAATCGAATTCTTCTCCTTGGCCGTACGGGCAGCGGGAAAACAACCCTATTGACCAAGTATGCTTTTGATTGGTGCATGGGGAAGCAAGGCTCACTTCTAGCCGATACGCCACTCGTCATTGTGCTTCCAATGCGGAAACTTGATCAGCACAGTAACCTAGGACAAGCTGTCTTAGACCACGTACTACCGTCTGAAACCCGATTCAATGCTAGTGCCATTGAGAGATTCTGCGTAGACAACCCCGATGATGTGGTGATCCTCCTGGATGGCTACGATGAATTCAGAGGGAAGGGACTCAAGCATGAGAATTGTGGCAATATTGTGAAAATGCTGAGGAATGAATGTTTCACTTCTTGCCGTGTGGTGGTAACCAGCCGGCCCGGACGAGCTGGGGATTTCCAGAATGAGTACGAAAACTATCGCCACATAGAGATCACAGGTTTCTCACCCAAGGACATTGACGAATACGTTTATAAGACATTCCGAGGACCACAAAAGCCTCTTGGAGATAAGCTCTTGATGTACCTTGAAGAAAATCATCTGAAGACTGAGCTGGCCTCCCTACCACTTATGCTCACTGCATTCTGTCAACTGACAAAATGGACTGATGGAAAGGATTTTGGAGAATTGAACACCATCAGTAAGTTATACGACCGATTGGTAGAAAGTGTGTTCGCGCATTATAAGAGCAAACCAGGTCAACAGATGAACATCACAATACAAGAACTGTTCCTTGAGCTCGGGAAGGTTGCCCTTGAGGGCTTTCTCGGCGGTCCCGAAGAAGAGATAATCTTCTCAGAAAGTGACTTCTCAAAATCCAACGGTACACAGATCATCGAGCAAGGACTTCGTGTAGGTTTCCTCTACAGAGATGAGGTTTCAAGCTTTCGCCCACAGAGCTACAAGGAACTTACGGAGTCGCTCTCAGCCAAACTTACGGAATCGCGCAAGCTTTcgccagacaaaaatatttcattcgTCCTgaaaagttttcaagaaaaatttgcaGGAAAGCATCTGGCGTATCTGTGTGATGGTGATGAGAGCAGTTGCCAATTGTTTGCTGACTACTTACAGAAAGTTGACAACCATCAGCGAGTTCTGGACTTGGCCAACATTTTGGTTTTCGCGAGTGCAGCTAGCAAGAACGCTGCACACTCCATCATGTCTCATGTCACGGATATATTCCAGTTCGAGCAAGGTAAAAACATCAAGCAATATCTGAAAGGGAAACTCCACTTCAAAGAATGCCAGAAGACACAGCGTTTGATTGAATTCTGTCTTCAACTTAACTTTGAAGCTGGTTGTAACGGTGCGTTTAACCACCTGTTCAACTCTCTCTTTGGTGACAAGTGCCATATACGTATGGTGGAAATATCGAGTTACGTAGCTAAGGCTCTTGGTTATCTGTTTTGCCATAGTTTCCAGAAGTCATCCAATGAAACAAGAAGCGATGCCAGCTGTTCAAGTGAAGTGGAGAATGTCTTATCGGTCAGAAGTGTCGAGTTGATTTGTGTAAGGTTAGAGTCGAGCACAGAATTCCGGGAGTTCCTGAACTGTTATCATGGATCTGAGGAACTCATACAGAGGTACATGTCTGAAAACATCGACTCTCAGAGAGAAAACGTTACGAAGGCCCAAAACATCCGTGAGGTGCTCCAATCAAGTGGAGAACAGATGCCAAGTTATCTGCTAGATCGACCAGACTTGACATTTTTCTCGGTGCTTCCTATCTGGCAGGATGTAAGACGACGTCAGGTTGATGACTTCAACTTGGGCTTCCTTCTGCCTGCCTTCAATAAGTGTTTCCTGCAGGAGTTGGTGCTGAACGGAATGCGCTCAGAAGATTGCTATTGGTCTGAAATGTTTAACATGATGAGTGAAGGCTCTTTTAGTGAAATAATAAAGCTGACACTTAGCTTGAATGGCCTGAAATTCTGCCAAACCGCTAGCTTTGCATCTTCGCTGAAGTCAACACCAAAGCTGAAGTATTTGAAAGTGTCCGGAAACCAAGTTGGAGAAGACTTTGTTGAAATGCTTCCACCATTAGCTGATGTTGAAAACATCATCTTAGACAAGGCAGAGATGTCATCTGATGCGATTGTGAAGCTCTTCGAAAAAGTAAAGACGTACCCCTGCCTCACCAAATTGGATCTGCGTAGAAGCAAACAGATGAATGATGCAGCCACGCACTCTCTGTGTAAACTCCTCGACGAGAAACGCAATTGGAAAGAGCTTAGGGTTTCCCTGTATGATGTCAACGCATCAAGCCTGGTTCTCCTTAAGGACAAGCTAGCTCTTGCTCATGGACTTACTCACGTGAACCTCGTACATTCTCCAGTACCAGACACCGTGATAAGCTGCACAGCCTCCATACTTTCTGACTTACCTAATCTTGTAGACCTAAGGATATCAGGGATACCCCCATCTACATCGATGTGCTCTTCAGAGACGGTCAAGCTTCTCACGCAAAAACTGCGTAAGACACAGCGACTTCGATTCTTGAGCATTCTCTACGTGAAGATGACTTCGCTGGACTTCCTCAGCATGCTCAACGCCTGTAGATGTGTCGACTCGTTGAAAGTTTTCAG GTATTCTAGTCCCTGTTTGCCCGAAGGCGAAGACGTTGAGCGAGAATGTAAGAATGCGAAGGAGACGTTTCTTCAACTCTGGGTGTAG